Proteins from a single region of Desulfobacterales bacterium:
- a CDS encoding dipeptide ABC transporter ATP-binding protein: METLLSIENLEVHFPIKKGLLSRTAGYVYAVDGVSFTLGKGETLGIVGESGCGKTTTGLAVIRLIEPTAGTVHFGETDITTLNTSELRTLKRQIQMIFQDPYSSLNPRMTVNHILRDPMEIHNVYPGAERKDRIAYLLEKVGLRPEQGRRYPHEFSGGQRQRIGIARALALNPQVIIGDEPVSALDVSIQAQIINLLIDLQKEFHLSYIIIAHDLAVVEHICDRIAVMYLGKIAEMAAYNNVYTDPKHPYTQALLSAIPVADPRVKKERMVLKGDVPSPINPPSGCAFHPRCPHRMDVCDKETPVLKDIGDNHQVACYLY, translated from the coding sequence TTGGAAACACTGCTGTCAATTGAAAATTTGGAAGTCCATTTTCCGATAAAAAAAGGCCTGCTTTCGCGCACGGCAGGCTATGTTTATGCGGTTGACGGCGTTTCCTTTACCCTTGGAAAAGGCGAAACGCTCGGCATTGTTGGAGAGAGCGGTTGCGGCAAGACCACCACCGGTCTGGCGGTCATACGATTGATCGAACCCACTGCCGGCACTGTCCACTTCGGGGAAACAGACATCACCACCCTGAATACATCAGAACTTAGAACGCTTAAAAGACAAATTCAGATGATCTTCCAGGACCCTTATTCTTCGCTGAATCCCCGCATGACCGTCAATCATATTCTCCGGGATCCCATGGAAATCCACAATGTGTATCCGGGAGCCGAAAGAAAGGATCGAATTGCCTATTTGCTGGAGAAAGTCGGTCTGCGGCCCGAGCAGGGGCGGCGTTATCCTCATGAATTTTCCGGCGGCCAGCGGCAACGTATTGGTATTGCCCGGGCGTTGGCCCTCAACCCCCAGGTAATCATCGGCGATGAACCGGTTTCCGCGCTGGATGTTTCCATCCAGGCCCAGATTATCAATCTGCTGATTGATCTTCAGAAAGAATTTCATCTTTCTTATATTATCATTGCCCATGACCTGGCGGTGGTCGAACATATTTGTGACCGGATTGCGGTGATGTATCTGGGCAAGATTGCGGAGATGGCTGCCTATAACAACGTATATACCGATCCCAAACATCCCTACACTCAGGCCCTGCTGTCGGCCATACCGGTGGCAGATCCCAGGGTAAAAAAAGAACGCATGGTTTTAAAAGGCGATGTGCCCAGCCCGATCAATCCACCGTCGGGTTGCGCATTTCATCCCCGGTGTCCCCATCGCATGGACGTCTGTGATAAGGAAACGCCGGTTTTAAAGGATATTGGCGACAATCATCAAGTTGCCTGTTATTTATATTAA
- a CDS encoding ABC transporter permease, translating to MSKRRIKSRMLYSYLQDPSAIIGSVILALFILAALLAPWITPQNPYDLEKLTLEHFLTPPIWMEEGTAPFLLGTDDQGRGILSTIIYGCRTSLIVGFSVVLIAGTFGVLIGLLAGYYGGWIDAITMRLADTLFSFSTTLLAFLFLGIAGGGSKLIVILAICIAGWVRYARTMRGSVLEVKQNAYIMAAKSTGAGDFRLLLRHLLPNAIPPIFVVLAIDLAVVIMLEATLSFLGVGVPLTEPSLGMMISIGKNYIYAGMWWMIVFPGAALILLVVGINLFADWLREELNPKIQRKA from the coding sequence ATGAGTAAGCGGCGCATCAAATCCAGAATGCTTTACAGTTACCTGCAGGATCCCTCTGCAATCATCGGCAGTGTTATCCTGGCGCTATTTATTTTGGCGGCATTGCTGGCGCCTTGGATTACACCCCAAAACCCCTATGATCTTGAAAAGTTGACGCTGGAACATTTTTTAACACCGCCGATCTGGATGGAAGAGGGCACAGCGCCGTTTTTGCTGGGAACCGATGATCAAGGGCGCGGCATTTTGAGCACCATCATCTACGGCTGCCGAACGTCTTTGATCGTGGGCTTCAGTGTTGTGTTGATCGCCGGGACCTTCGGTGTACTCATCGGACTTTTAGCCGGATACTATGGCGGCTGGATCGATGCCATCACCATGCGCCTGGCCGACACCTTGTTTTCCTTTTCAACCACCCTGCTGGCCTTTTTATTTTTAGGAATTGCCGGCGGCGGCAGCAAGCTGATCGTTATTTTGGCCATTTGTATTGCCGGCTGGGTGCGCTATGCGCGTACCATGCGCGGCAGTGTGCTGGAGGTCAAACAAAATGCCTATATTATGGCCGCCAAGTCCACCGGCGCCGGTGATTTCAGACTTCTGCTGCGTCATCTGCTGCCCAATGCCATTCCGCCGATCTTTGTGGTTTTGGCCATCGATCTGGCTGTGGTGATTATGCTCGAAGCCACCCTGAGCTTTTTGGGCGTTGGGGTTCCGCTAACCGAGCCGTCGCTGGGGATGATGATTTCCATCGGTAAAAACTATATCTATGCCGGTATGTGGTGGATGATTGTTTTTCCGGGCGCGGCGCTGATTCTGCTGGTGGTTGGGATTAATTTGTTTGCGGATTGGCTGAGGGAGGAGCTTAACCCCAAAATTCAGCGCAAAGCCTAA
- a CDS encoding SDR family oxidoreductase — protein MILTADIRSGPQNDPTAHYFMFKIEEEPMRLKEKVCLITGGAAGIGKATAERFAEEGAHVAICDVDQNAGVAAVKDIGHDAEFYRVDVTDKSSVSDWVNTVENKFDRIDVLVNNAGIVRDSLLVKIKDGQLVKQMAEADFDLVIAINLKGVFNCTQAAASVMIRQSSGVILNATSVVGIDGNLGQTNYVATKAGVIGMTKVWARELGRYNIRVNAVAPGFTATDILTSMPPKIIEGMEARTPLGRLGKPRDIANAYLFLASDEAGFITGETLRVDGGIVIGT, from the coding sequence ATGATTCTTACCGCTGATATCAGGAGTGGGCCGCAAAATGACCCGACCGCTCATTACTTCATGTTTAAAATTGAGGAGGAGCCCATGCGTTTAAAGGAAAAAGTTTGCCTGATCACCGGCGGTGCTGCCGGGATCGGAAAGGCTACCGCCGAGCGCTTTGCAGAAGAGGGCGCTCATGTCGCCATATGTGATGTTGATCAGAACGCAGGAGTGGCGGCTGTTAAAGATATCGGTCATGATGCTGAATTTTACCGGGTGGATGTTACCGACAAATCATCTGTCAGTGATTGGGTAAACACGGTCGAAAACAAATTCGACCGCATCGATGTGCTGGTGAACAATGCCGGTATTGTACGCGACAGTCTGCTGGTAAAGATAAAAGACGGTCAATTGGTTAAACAGATGGCCGAGGCCGATTTTGACCTGGTGATTGCCATCAACCTCAAAGGTGTATTTAATTGTACCCAGGCGGCAGCGTCAGTCATGATTCGGCAAAGTAGCGGTGTGATTTTGAATGCAACCTCGGTTGTGGGTATCGACGGCAATTTAGGCCAGACAAATTATGTTGCCACCAAAGCCGGTGTGATCGGCATGACCAAAGTCTGGGCCCGTGAGCTGGGTCGCTACAACATCCGCGTCAACGCCGTGGCTCCCGGTTTTACCGCCACCGACATTTTGACCTCCATGCCGCCTAAAATCATTGAGGGAATGGAAGCGCGGACGCCGCTGGGGCGTCTGGGTAAACCACGTGACATTGCCAATGCCTATCTCTTTTTAGCTTCTGATGAAGCCGGCTTTATTACCGGCGAAACCCTTCGGGTTGATGGTGGAATTGTTATCGGCACTTGA
- a CDS encoding carboxymuconolactone decarboxylase family protein, with protein sequence MKDVHKIFSEFKKEFPEIHEKHAALGEAVHQKGGPLSEKTRWLIKIAISATGNHKRALETHIHRAAAAGVSEEDIKHALLLLIPTAGFPTFMKSYAVLKSIKL encoded by the coding sequence ATGAAAGATGTTCATAAAATCTTTAGTGAGTTTAAAAAGGAATTTCCCGAGATACATGAGAAACACGCAGCCTTAGGAGAAGCCGTTCATCAAAAGGGCGGACCCTTGTCGGAAAAAACTCGCTGGCTGATTAAAATTGCCATATCCGCTACCGGTAATCACAAGCGCGCTCTTGAAACCCACATTCACAGAGCCGCAGCAGCCGGAGTCAGTGAAGAAGACATCAAGCACGCGTTGCTGTTGCTGATCCCCACAGCCGGCTTTCCGACTTTTATGAAGTCCTATGCAGTATTAAAAAGCATCAAATTGTAA
- a CDS encoding YihY/virulence factor BrkB family protein has translation MQKIVEIITKCIRFVRTDIWRIRLEELPFGKSFLLRQLRVIILTLRGYNDDRCLLRASSLTFFTLLSIVPIVAVFFGIAKGFGFERRLERELFQRFPGQEDVLNQIINFANSLLQQTQGGLIAGVGLLVLFWAVLKVLGHIERAFNDIWQIKESRSWIRKFSDYLAIMLIAPIFILMSGSITVFIKAQVSQITQKVAYLDVLNPFIYFLFESMPYILIWILFTILYIIMPNTKVSLKAGLLGGVVAGTLYQIAQWAYITFQISAAQINAIYGSLAALPLFLIWLQISWWIVLFGAELSFASQNVDTYEFEPDSLKVSPGFRKLLTLQVVHLLINKFQNGDKPLTDSQISDKLQMPIRLVHRILSELVESGLVSEIKTKTDKEFAYQPARDINQLTIQSVLQALDHQGIEDIPVAQTEGYQALSQALQDFSQSMAESPANKLLKEI, from the coding sequence ATGCAAAAGATTGTCGAAATTATTACCAAATGCATCCGTTTTGTGCGCACGGATATCTGGCGAATCCGGCTGGAAGAGCTGCCGTTTGGCAAATCATTTCTACTCAGGCAGCTGCGCGTCATCATACTCACGCTTCGGGGGTACAATGATGACCGCTGCTTGCTGCGGGCCTCTTCACTAACGTTCTTTACCCTGCTTTCGATTGTACCCATCGTGGCTGTATTTTTCGGCATTGCCAAAGGTTTTGGTTTTGAAAGGCGGTTGGAAAGGGAACTTTTCCAGCGGTTTCCCGGGCAGGAAGATGTTTTAAACCAAATCATCAATTTTGCCAATTCTCTGCTGCAACAGACCCAGGGCGGCCTGATTGCAGGTGTTGGCCTGCTGGTACTTTTTTGGGCTGTTCTCAAGGTCCTCGGGCATATTGAAAGGGCCTTTAACGACATCTGGCAAATAAAAGAAAGCCGCAGCTGGATCAGGAAATTCAGCGATTATCTGGCCATTATGCTAATTGCACCGATTTTCATATTGATGAGCGGTTCGATAACCGTTTTTATCAAGGCCCAGGTATCCCAAATCACACAGAAAGTTGCCTATCTGGATGTTCTGAATCCGTTTATCTATTTTCTTTTCGAATCCATGCCATATATCTTAATCTGGATCCTGTTTACGATTCTTTATATCATCATGCCCAATACCAAGGTTTCTTTGAAGGCCGGTTTGTTAGGCGGGGTGGTTGCCGGGACACTCTATCAAATTGCCCAGTGGGCTTATATCACCTTTCAAATCAGTGCTGCGCAAATTAACGCCATTTACGGCAGCCTTGCGGCCTTGCCCCTTTTTTTAATATGGCTTCAGATCAGCTGGTGGATTGTTCTTTTCGGTGCGGAACTGTCTTTTGCCAGCCAGAATGTGGATACCTATGAATTTGAGCCGGACAGTCTCAAGGTCAGCCCGGGCTTCAGGAAGCTGTTGACCTTGCAAGTTGTCCATTTGTTGATCAATAAGTTTCAAAATGGCGATAAACCACTCACCGATTCACAAATTTCGGATAAGCTGCAAATGCCCATTCGCCTGGTGCATCGTATTTTATCTGAACTGGTTGAAAGCGGACTGGTTTCAGAGATCAAGACCAAAACGGACAAGGAATTTGCGTATCAACCAGCCCGCGACATTAATCAACTGACCATTCAATCTGTCCTGCAAGCGCTGGATCATCAAGGGATCGAAGATATCCCCGTTGCCCAAACCGAGGGATACCAAGCGCTATCGCAAGCTTTACAGGACTTTAGCCAATCCATGGCGGAGTCACCGGCCAATAAGCTCCTCAAAGAAATATAG
- a CDS encoding homoserine O-acetyltransferase, with translation MNRKWLSAVIVIFVLSISTIGWGLDAIVEKKTFALDEFTLVSGKKISNVKIGYETYGTLSPTKDNVILICHFYSGNSHAAGKYAATDKAPGYWDKIIGPGLPFDTNRYFIVSSDTLCNMHPKNPKVITTGPASINPATGKPYGMTFPIVTIRDFVNLQYKLLQSMGVKKLQAVSGASMGGIQSYEWAVAYPDFVDRIIPVIATPKLHGWLLSWLKLWGDPIRMDPKWNNGDYYGKEEPKEGMAYSLMVITLSALWSDWADQRFDRKWADPQKNPAAAFDNAFLAAAALQKRAQGRTFTADANSMLYLNKANSLFDIGQGFNSYEEALKSIQAKILMIGADTDLLFTLPQLRHHAEMFKKAGKVVSLFELKSQFGHLGGIFDITQASDAISKFLVE, from the coding sequence ATGAATAGAAAATGGTTGAGCGCCGTCATTGTGATTTTTGTATTGAGCATCAGTACAATCGGCTGGGGATTAGATGCAATTGTCGAGAAAAAAACCTTTGCGCTGGATGAGTTTACCTTGGTGAGCGGTAAAAAGATTTCTAATGTCAAAATCGGCTATGAGACTTACGGGACATTATCCCCTACAAAAGACAATGTGATCTTGATTTGCCATTTTTATTCGGGCAACTCGCATGCCGCTGGAAAATATGCAGCCACAGACAAGGCCCCCGGCTACTGGGATAAAATAATCGGTCCGGGTTTGCCGTTTGATACCAATAGGTATTTCATCGTCAGTTCCGATACACTGTGCAATATGCACCCCAAAAATCCAAAGGTCATTACCACCGGGCCGGCCTCCATTAATCCGGCCACCGGTAAACCCTACGGGATGACATTTCCAATCGTAACGATTCGTGATTTTGTAAACCTTCAATACAAGCTGCTGCAGTCTATGGGCGTTAAGAAATTACAGGCTGTTTCAGGGGCGTCTATGGGGGGCATCCAGTCCTATGAATGGGCAGTGGCCTATCCTGATTTTGTCGACCGTATTATTCCGGTTATTGCAACGCCAAAGCTTCATGGCTGGTTATTGTCCTGGCTTAAATTATGGGGAGATCCCATCCGGATGGATCCCAAATGGAACAACGGGGACTATTACGGTAAAGAAGAACCCAAAGAGGGCATGGCCTATTCGCTGATGGTGATCACCCTAAGTGCCCTGTGGTCTGACTGGGCGGATCAGCGTTTTGATCGAAAATGGGCTGACCCGCAAAAAAATCCGGCCGCCGCATTCGATAACGCATTTCTGGCCGCAGCAGCACTTCAAAAAAGAGCTCAAGGCAGAACGTTCACGGCGGATGCCAATTCAATGCTCTATCTGAACAAGGCCAATTCTCTTTTTGATATTGGACAAGGATTCAACTCCTACGAAGAAGCGCTAAAAAGCATACAGGCCAAAATACTGATGATTGGGGCGGATACGGATCTTTTGTTTACCCTACCGCAACTCAGACATCATGCCGAGATGTTCAAAAAAGCCGGCAAGGTGGTTTCTCTGTTTGAGCTCAAAAGTCAGTTTGGCCATTTGGGTGGCATATTCGACATTACACAGGCATCTGATGCCATCTCAAAATTTTTAGTGGAATAA
- a CDS encoding ABC transporter substrate-binding protein gives MKKTCYFLIAIAVAVMVFGASGSVLAASSISVALDVPPRMMNPHGDDSDAGLQYMANFFDGLLQRKGPDGTLAPALAERWERLDQLSWKFYLRKGVKFHNGNAFTAADVKFSFERLSNLEVSEFINTGKSIAAVETPDDYTVIIKTKEPIPWFANNMHQIFIMDKESTESRDPGDVMVKPIGTGAYKLVEWVKGSYVRLEANADYWEGAPPIQKVEVRPIKESSTRFAALAAGQVDLMSGVPVELFDKIKNSPKLDVVNRPARRSIFLALNNKPGSPTADIRVRKAMYMAINEDEIIAKVMRGHAAPAAQIVDPPTIGYNGNIQRLKYDPAEAKKLLKEAGYEKGFEIKLSGPNDRYVQDEKIAEAVAKYLAKVGIKVQLDVKPKSIFFPEVTDGVLDFYLIGWFDGTFDMGRTYFKLAHTRDEKSGHGRFNGAAFSDPDIDKLLQSTADIVDPQERGKVLQKLNKMAMVDKIAWIPLHYQEDLYAIKKGAGIKFQPRPDRWMVYKEISK, from the coding sequence ATGAAAAAAACATGTTATTTTCTAATCGCCATCGCCGTTGCAGTGATGGTATTCGGGGCGAGTGGTTCCGTGCTGGCGGCCTCATCTATTAGCGTGGCCCTGGATGTCCCGCCCCGGATGATGAACCCGCACGGGGATGATTCGGATGCAGGCCTGCAGTACATGGCCAACTTTTTTGACGGCCTTTTGCAGCGCAAGGGTCCGGATGGGACCCTGGCACCGGCGCTGGCCGAACGCTGGGAGCGGCTGGATCAATTGTCCTGGAAATTTTATCTGCGCAAAGGCGTAAAATTTCACAACGGCAATGCCTTTACGGCTGCCGATGTCAAATTTTCCTTCGAACGCCTGAGCAATCTGGAAGTTTCCGAATTCATCAATACCGGCAAATCGATTGCAGCCGTGGAAACGCCGGATGATTACACTGTGATCATCAAAACCAAAGAACCGATTCCCTGGTTTGCCAATAATATGCACCAAATCTTTATCATGGATAAAGAGTCCACCGAATCCCGTGATCCGGGTGATGTGATGGTTAAACCCATTGGCACCGGCGCCTATAAACTGGTGGAATGGGTCAAAGGCTCCTATGTGCGACTGGAAGCCAATGCGGATTACTGGGAAGGTGCGCCGCCGATCCAGAAAGTGGAAGTCCGACCCATCAAAGAATCTTCCACCCGTTTTGCAGCATTGGCAGCCGGGCAGGTGGACCTGATGTCCGGTGTTCCGGTGGAGCTGTTCGATAAAATTAAAAATAGTCCTAAGCTGGATGTGGTCAACCGGCCCGCCCGCCGGTCGATTTTCCTGGCATTGAACAACAAGCCGGGCAGCCCGACCGCTGATATCCGGGTGCGCAAAGCCATGTACATGGCCATCAATGAAGATGAGATCATCGCAAAGGTGATGCGCGGCCACGCCGCACCGGCGGCTCAGATTGTGGATCCGCCCACCATCGGCTATAACGGCAATATTCAGCGGCTCAAATACGATCCGGCCGAAGCCAAAAAGCTGCTAAAAGAGGCCGGCTATGAAAAGGGCTTTGAGATTAAGCTTTCCGGCCCCAATGACCGTTATGTCCAGGATGAAAAAATAGCCGAGGCCGTGGCCAAATATCTGGCCAAAGTCGGCATTAAAGTGCAGCTGGATGTCAAACCCAAATCCATCTTTTTTCCGGAAGTGACCGATGGGGTGCTGGATTTTTACCTGATCGGCTGGTTTGACGGCACCTTTGACATGGGGCGCACCTATTTTAAGCTGGCCCACACCCGCGACGAAAAATCCGGACATGGGCGCTTCAACGGCGCGGCCTTCAGCGATCCTGATATTGATAAATTGCTGCAATCCACAGCCGATATTGTCGATCCGCAAGAACGCGGCAAGGTTTTGCAGAAGCTTAACAAGATGGCCATGGTCGATAAGATTGCCTGGATTCCGCTGCACTATCAGGAAGATCTATATGCCATAAAAAAAGGCGCCGGCATCAAATTTCAACCGCGCCCGGACCGCTGGATGGTGTACAAGGAAATCTCAAAATAA
- a CDS encoding ABC transporter permease encodes MATYIARRLIQGIIVLLVASLLCFVIFRYMGDPVVTLAGRYATFEQAEEVRRSLGLDKPMHVQYFRWLANAVQGNFGISYVTRVPALGLILERFPATFELAVTAVIMAFGLGVALGVVVALKPYILRNRLIMAGSLGGISVPTFLMGILLIMGFAVYLGILPPFGRGETVKVGFWRTGLLTFDGIKHLILPALTLAMYQLAVILRLTRAGMREVLTEEYVKTAWAKGLPPRKVIFKHALRNALIPVVTITGLQFGELIAFSIVTETIFQWPGMGNLLLTSIYETDQPVIVTYIMLAAVIIITMNILVDILYAVINPKIRYE; translated from the coding sequence ATGGCCACTTATATTGCACGCAGACTGATTCAGGGTATTATCGTTTTGCTGGTGGCGTCTCTCCTGTGTTTTGTTATTTTTCGCTACATGGGTGACCCGGTGGTGACCTTGGCGGGACGATATGCCACCTTTGAGCAAGCTGAGGAAGTGCGGCGCAGCCTGGGTCTGGATAAGCCCATGCATGTTCAGTACTTTCGCTGGCTGGCTAATGCCGTCCAGGGCAATTTTGGCATATCCTATGTTACCCGGGTGCCGGCCTTGGGGCTCATCCTGGAGCGCTTTCCGGCTACCTTCGAGCTGGCCGTTACGGCCGTCATTATGGCTTTTGGACTCGGCGTTGCGCTGGGTGTTGTCGTCGCCCTGAAGCCATACATATTGCGAAACCGGCTGATCATGGCCGGATCATTAGGCGGGATTTCCGTTCCAACTTTTCTAATGGGTATTCTGCTTATTATGGGTTTTGCCGTTTACCTGGGGATTTTGCCCCCTTTTGGGCGCGGTGAAACCGTTAAGGTGGGTTTCTGGCGCACCGGCTTGTTGACCTTCGATGGCATCAAGCACCTGATCCTGCCGGCGTTGACACTGGCCATGTACCAGTTGGCGGTGATATTGCGGCTGACCCGGGCCGGCATGCGCGAAGTGTTGACCGAAGAATATGTCAAAACCGCCTGGGCCAAGGGCCTGCCACCCAGAAAAGTAATTTTCAAACATGCCCTGCGCAACGCCCTGATTCCGGTGGTGACCATCACCGGCCTGCAATTTGGTGAGTTGATCGCGTTTTCGATTGTGACCGAAACGATCTTCCAGTGGCCGGGCATGGGCAATTTATTGCTGACATCCATTTACGAAACCGATCAACCGGTGATTGTGACCTATATTATGCTGGCGGCAGTGATCATTATCACGATGAACATTCTCGTCGATATTTTATATGCCGTTATCAATCCGAAGATCCGTTATGAGTAA
- a CDS encoding ABC transporter ATP-binding protein, translated as MSEPSHLLEVKDLKTHFSTFEGVAKAVDDVSFHVDKGEVLGIVGESGCGKSVTAQSIMRLIPEPPGKIVQGQILFDDTDIVQLTMEQMRTIRGKRIAMIFQEPMTSLNPVYTIGDQISEMFILHEKQSKSDSWDNSIEMLKKVQIPAPEKRVHEYPHQLSGGMRQRAMIAMALACNPEILIADEPTTALDVTIQAQILDLMLQLREDYETAVMMITHDLGVIAEIAQRVIVMYAGKVVEEAKAIAIFEDPKHPYTQGLLQSIPKLGQRSQHGRQRLQEIAGIVPSLYDLSSGCHFSPRCPHAMEMCNQNSPQMTDLGDGHWVRCFLY; from the coding sequence ATGAGCGAACCCTCTCACCTTCTTGAAGTCAAAGATCTCAAAACCCACTTTTCTACATTTGAGGGCGTTGCCAAAGCCGTCGACGATGTCAGCTTTCATGTTGATAAAGGCGAGGTGCTTGGCATTGTCGGAGAATCCGGCTGCGGCAAAAGCGTCACGGCTCAATCCATTATGCGCCTGATCCCCGAACCGCCCGGCAAAATCGTTCAAGGCCAAATACTATTTGATGACACCGATATCGTTCAGCTGACCATGGAGCAGATGCGAACGATTCGTGGCAAACGCATTGCCATGATATTCCAGGAACCAATGACCTCTTTGAATCCGGTTTACACCATCGGTGATCAGATATCTGAAATGTTCATCCTGCATGAAAAGCAATCCAAAAGCGATAGCTGGGACAACTCGATTGAGATGCTTAAAAAGGTTCAGATTCCCGCTCCGGAAAAAAGGGTGCACGAGTATCCGCACCAGCTTTCCGGCGGGATGCGCCAGCGCGCCATGATTGCCATGGCGCTGGCCTGCAATCCTGAAATTCTGATCGCCGATGAGCCCACCACCGCTTTGGATGTCACCATTCAGGCCCAGATTCTTGACCTGATGCTGCAGCTCAGAGAAGATTACGAAACTGCGGTCATGATGATTACCCATGACCTGGGCGTGATTGCCGAGATCGCTCAACGGGTGATTGTGATGTATGCCGGCAAGGTGGTGGAAGAAGCCAAGGCCATTGCTATTTTTGAAGATCCCAAACACCCCTATACCCAGGGATTGCTGCAGTCGATTCCAAAACTGGGACAGCGGTCACAGCATGGCCGCCAGCGGCTTCAGGAAATAGCGGGTATTGTGCCCAGCCTGTATGACTTGTCATCGGGCTGTCATTTTTCACCACGCTGCCCGCATGCGATGGAGATGTGTAACCAAAATTCGCCCCAGATGACGGATTTGGGCGATGGACATTGGGTGAGATGCTTTCTGTACTAA
- a CDS encoding Zn-ribbon domain-containing OB-fold protein: MEEKLFSDITYEQCLKEEKLMGSRCIECDGCYVPPRSICVKCFSSDMEWVEMNGKGRLAAFTCITIAPPFMIAQGYNRKNPYISGVVELEEGGRVDARIEGLDPNKPENIKVGMPLKVKYLHTEVDGKKETFLAFEPL; encoded by the coding sequence ATGGAGGAAAAACTTTTTAGCGATATTACCTATGAGCAATGCCTGAAAGAAGAAAAGCTGATGGGGTCCCGATGCATTGAATGTGATGGGTGCTATGTGCCGCCACGTTCCATCTGTGTCAAATGCTTTAGCTCGGATATGGAATGGGTAGAGATGAACGGCAAGGGGCGCCTGGCTGCCTTTACCTGCATCACCATTGCACCGCCTTTTATGATTGCGCAGGGTTACAACCGCAAAAATCCTTATATTTCCGGTGTTGTCGAACTGGAAGAAGGCGGGCGGGTGGATGCACGCATCGAAGGATTGGATCCCAACAAACCGGAAAATATCAAAGTCGGGATGCCGCTTAAAGTAAAATACTTGCATACGGAAGTGGATGGAAAAAAGGAGACTTTTCTGGCGTTTGAGCCGTTGTAG